The Impatiens glandulifera chromosome 8, dImpGla2.1, whole genome shotgun sequence genome includes a window with the following:
- the LOC124911675 gene encoding protein RETICULATA-RELATED 4, chloroplastic-like, which translates to MSIAAALSSPHQPLGLTKINFRRSSNSPSPLITANLRSNAANSITLSCKGSYNRSVLVFSVGNGIGGNGDDKSGGGGGSGGGGGDGGKGEGDGFDKNKEESILILAEVGRSLDSIPKDLASAIESGKIPGSIIKRYFELEKSSFFRWLMQFGGFRERLLADDLFFAKVAMECGVGVFTKTAAEYERRRENFFKELEIVFADVVMAVIADFMLVYLPAPTVSLRPSLALTAGPIAKFFHNCPDNAFQIALSGTSYSFLQRIGAIARNGSKLFAVGTTASLVGTMITNALINAKKAVNKSSEEEVENVPVLATSVAYGVYMAVSSNLRYQIVAGVVEQRILEPMLHQHKLILSAMCFAVRTGNTFLGSLLWVDYARLVGIQKAHDAEKVE; encoded by the exons ATGTCGATCGCCGCCGCCCTTTCTTCCCCTCACCAACCACTTGGTTTGACTAAAATCAACTTCCGCCGCTCATCAAACTCGCCGTCGCCGTTGATCACCGCAAATCTGAGGTCAAACGCCGCCAATTCCATTACACTCTCCTGTAAAGGGAGCTACAATCGCTCTGTTTTGGTTTTCTCCGTAGGCAATGGAATTGGAGGTAATGGTGATGACAAATCTGGGGGCGGCGGAGgtagtggtggtggtggtggtgatggtGGTAAGGGGGAAGGAGATGGGTTTGATAAGAATAAGGAAGAATCGATCTTGATTCTTGCGGAAGTTGGACGGTCGTTAGATAGTATACCAAAAGATTTGGCGTCGGCGATTGAATCTGGGAAGATCCCAGGATCTATTATTAAGAGGTATTTTGAGCTTGAGAAATCGTCATTTTTTCGGTGGCTGATGCAGTTTGGAGGGTTTAGAGAACGACTTCTAGCTGATGATCTCTTCTTTGCAAAGGTTGCAATGGAATGCGGTGTTGGTGTCTTCACTAAG ACTGCTGCAGAATATGAAAGGCGTAGAGAAAACTTCTTCAAGGAACTGGAGATTGTTTTTGCAGATGTG GTAATGGCTGTTATTGCTGATTTTATGCTTGTGTATCTTCCTGCTCCAACTGTGTCTTTACGACCATCTCTTGCTCTAACAGCTGGACCTATCGCCAAGTTCTTCCACAATTGTCCTGATAATGCATTCCAG ATTGCTCTATCTGGAACATCCTATTCCTTTTTACAAAGGATTGGTGCTATAGCG CGTAACGGGTCAAAGCTCTTTGCAGTTGGCACTACAGCATCTCTG GTTGGGACGATGATTACAAATGCGTTAATTAATGCGAAAAAGGCAGTTAATAAGTCTTctgaagaagaagtggagaatGTGCCTGTATTAGCTACTAGTGTTGCATATGGTGTTTACATGGCTGTCTCAAGCAATCTTCG GTATCAAATAGTGGCGGGGGTGGTGGAACAAAGGATCTTAGAACCGATGCTACATCAGCATAAGTTGATTCTAAGTGCAATGTGTTTTGCAGTCAGGACAGGAAATACATTCCTAGGCTCATTGCT GTGGGTGGATTACGCTCGTTTGGTTGGAATTCAGAAGGCTCACGACGCTGAAAAGGTCGAGTAA